CATGGGGTCACGTTTCTTTTTGCCCGGTCCAAGGAACTATATTGGAGCCAGATGCAGTTTAATTGTCTGCTTCCTCTTTCTTTTGAAGAGCTTGTGAAAAAGAAACACGCTGGGAAGATCATGATGAAAATGTGAACGGTGATGCTATTCAGTGAACGTTCGCAGAATATTCATGTCAAAAGTCAAGTTTTTTTTTTTGCAGTGTTGGGAGTATGGCAATTCCTTCAAGTGAATATGGCAGTTTTCGCAGCAAGCGCTCTGTTTGCCGGAATTTGTCATGTGTTTTGGAAGAAATTGCCATAAAAAAAGTTCATAATTGCCATGCCCTCCTCTCAACGAACGTTCGCTGCTATTGGGGTCTTGACTAATTAACCTTAGGATGAGGAGATAAGGCTGAACCATAATAATTAACAATAGCACATCCTCTGCATAGGCGTCAGCCCCATGCCGTTATCCcatcttttgttttccttttcttttctttttgcaaccccctccccctccctcaaaaCTTTGAAATGGGTGTCGGTACGATAGTTGGCGGTCACACACAATTCCAAAGATGCTGAAAGCTTAAAGATTTGACAAAGTCCTTTTGTATTCCATCTTAGATTTTACTATAAGGAATCTTTTAAAGACAAGTATACTGTGAGGCACAAGGACCGAAAACTCAGAAACCACCGGTGCATCATCATCACTGGACCCAAGTTCATTCAACACCAGTGGACACGAACTTGATACATACTTCTATAAGCAACATAGCCTTATACAAAAATGTTACTATTGTCACTCGAAACTGCTCCAACGCGCCCCTATGACGACAACCACTCCGGCCCTGCCGCACACCTCCACTTTTGATGTGGTCGTGCTTGCCATCCGCAAATCCGATCCTGCCATTGGAGGATGGATGGTGGGACACTCGCTCCTTCCCTAGGCTGCAAAGGCACCAACTCTGGACCCACTACCCTAGCCAGTGCCTCCTCCGGCCTACTACAACTCCCCATTCATCGATCCCTTTAGGTGCAGTCCAGTGACGACCCGTCTTCCTCCACCACCCTTGCCCGTTCCATATTGGGAGGAGCTAGACCCGATCATTGTGTTGCCGCTGCCATGTCTGGAAATGGGGTGGACGCCGAGCTCTGCCCCCTCACAATATATAGGTACATGTGTGTCAACTCCTAGGAGGCTTGGGTCCGCGCTGCCACCTCTGCATGGGCGCCCCTACCGGCCCCGCGACCTACCCCCTCTGGCGTTGGCTACCCCAGTTGCCGCACCACATTTggaggccgcctccgccgccgcaagAGGGACGTGCCCCTGACCAGATTGAGCAGGTGCTTGGGTCTCCACCACCTTCTACGCCTGGCCATCCACGCCGACCCCACGTCTGGCTTCCCTCAGCGATGACAACTCGGCCTCAACGCTGACCACTCCTCGAACGTTGTTGCCACCTCCTACATCGGTCGTCCTCACAAGTTTGTCGCGCGCCATTGCTGAATGTGACATGTTCACCCTGGTGGCCTCTCCCATGCGCCTAGGTTAGGGTGGAGGGTGTAGTTGTATCAACCGAGACATGAAGCCTGCTACTTACTTGTGTTGCGATCCAACACGTCGTGGGGAACTGTTGGGGACTAGCACCTCGTCAAGGCAAGGCGTCAGGGCTCACCACCTTCACCGGCCTTCCACCGTCCTGCTTGCAATGCGTAGCTGGCTCCTCTGACGTGGATGAGGGACCAACGCTTTTGGTGcctctcaaaaggtcgttgagccTGCTCCCGCAGGGGCGCAATTCGGTGCATGAACTACCTATGACTCGGTGACATCGTCCGATTTGGCCATGCAAAGCTCTTCATCAACCTAAATACACAGCTTCGATGTGTTGCACTACCGCTTCCCACAATGCCTAGATATACCATTGTAGACCGTCCTCATGCAACAAGCGAGCTGCAAGGCTGCCTAGTGAGAGTTCGGAGGATTTTGGTGAGTCGCAGGCTCTTCTTGGCAGGCTCCTAGTTGTGCCTCTGCTGGACTAGCTCTTGGGTTCCGCGAGTGAGGGGAAAACATACCTCTATGGTTGTTTCTCACCTTGTTCAGGCCTTGAAGTCACCGTCTGTTGTGCCGTCTGCCTCTGGAATTGAGGCCATCGTCGGGTCGTTGCTCCGGTTTCGCAAACCATGTTAGAACTTCAGCAACTACGTGGGGTGGCTGATTTGCCTCTTTTGATGGTGCATCTAGGGCCAGTCTTGCTTGAGACCTCAGCGCACACACCGCCATTACCGGAACCCAACCAACCTCTCGCCTTCATGGAGCGTGTAGGTTCGGATGTTGTTATCTTTCACTTGCTGGAGTCCATCGGGTAAGTGGTTCAGAGGGTCACGAGGTCATTGCGTCCGGTGCATTTGCACCTACTCGCAAGGCTCTTTTCACATTAAAGCTTTACGACTTTATTGCCAGCTTGGAGGCCGCTAGCCCTAAATTTGGCAAGACAATTGGTTGGTTCCTAACCGTCGGGGCAATTGAGAAGAGGCGCGCTGGCTGATCCGCAGCCTGAAGTAGAAGTATTTTAGGATCAAAAGCAAGAAGAATGGCGGTATTAGGAAGGCGTTTGCGTCTGCTTGATGGATGCAACGTCGATATTAGGAAGGCGTCTATGGCTGGTTGATGAATGCACCGTCCATTTGGTGTTGTCCGATGCCTTGGTCTATGTATTTTCGTTGGGTGTACGTTTGGTGATGTCGTGATCCATGTGTCAGGGCTTTCCCGCACCTCCCGGGCCGCCTCCACTTGGGCAATTCCGGAGGCTCCACCTGAACATAGACAAGCCTTCCCAGCCCGATTCCCctggccgctgccgccgccggcgcccGGCTCGACGAAGGTGGAGGGCAGAGGAGGCACGCTATTGTGGTGCATCTATGCGGGGATGCACGACGACAGATGCACGTGCGAGGTGGTCTGTGGAGATGAAGACGAGGTGCGGCGGCGCTGGGTGACTCCGGAGACAGCGAATCGGACGTGGCCGGCGCACGGCGGCGTGATCTGCCATGGTGTGTGACCGCGGCGGCAGGCCTGTTCAGGGTCCGATCTGGGCCGACGGGCCACGGCCATTGCGCCCTTTGGACGGGCGGACGACTGTCGACAAGTCAGTGTGCTGCACTAGCACGATGCGGCGCAGCCGCGCTCGGGATGCGGCAGCGCTGGCCCTGTTTGGGTCTGATCTGGGTCCAACGGGCGGTGGCTGCCACTCGCGCAACGCCGGATGACCAGCACGGTCGGCGCGTTCGTCTTCTCCTCTGCAGCCGGCCGGTGGCATGGGGGCTGCTGGCTCGGCCAGAATAACGCTGGTTTGGCCCTGCCGATCTTCGAGTGCCAAGTCTTCGATCTGCTTCATGCTGGCCTTCTCGATCTGCACGCCGACGAGTTCTGATCTTCCTCTCGAAGATTTCCGCTATTTGACGCATGGCGCCGCTGGATATCTAGATCGGAATCGATTTGGTCGTGTGCTCCCTTACCTTCGGCCAGAAAGGCTTCATGAGGGTGTGACGCAAAGCTTTGCTATCTTTCCGGTGCCATGGGACATGTCTAAGCATAGATTTCCATGCATTGATAGTGGTGAGGAAAGTCATGGCGGCTGCGATCGGAGGCTTGTAATGGTGGAGAGGAGTTTTGGTCACGATGAAGACTTGGGGCACAGGAGTTTCCTGTGTGTCGGGTGTTGAGTACTTGCAGCAGCGGCCTTGGCAGAAGGGGGCGGTAACACAGGTGGAAAGCATTTCTGGTGGTGCTCTCGACTACCGAGCCGCGATTTCCAGGGTGAAAGTCCAAGGTCTGGCCTTCATTAGTTGTACCTGGCAACGGCCCTGCCAAAGACATTGTTTTGGGACCTCGGtctttcttcagggtgaaaactcaAAATCCTTGATCCGGCGACTACAAcgcttgtgcattgtttccttcttAGAGGCGTTGCTTTTGAAGAACCACTTTTGCGGTCCGAGTGTTGTCTTTGGTAGTGGTTAGAGTGTTGTTGTTGCGAGTGTCGCATCACTGCGACAGTGTCTTTATTTttatatttctctcttttttattttgctCTTGGCTATGTGCATCCTGGATGCCTTTCGatttcttgttggtgcagaggctgggtgtaattggtatcctCGCGATATCATTATATTCCTCTTTTTTAAAAAAATGCGTCGGGGCTTTCCGATTGTAGCATGTTTCAGGATTAAGATACAAGGAATTGAGAGTGCCCTAAAAATATTGGAATGCAAAATTAATTGTACATTTAGTATTCCCCAAAGTTGGATGTCGGGTTGATTAGCTACCAAGCTTTCCTTTATTtattatatgacaaaaaatcacggTATCTATTCGTATTGACTCAATTTTAGCATAAAATAATTATTTGCATGTATGCAAGTTTGCACTATAGCCAAATATATGTTTTTTTAGCGGGACAGAAGATATGGACTTGATCTTCTGAAGCATTGTCAAGTCTTTCCGATTCTAGACTTAGCATATTAGCGTATGGGCACTTAGTTGCAGTCGGGAGTTTGTTCCCTAGAAGCTTCTGAAAGAGCAAAATAGGGTAGCAAATTGTTGGGCATTATATTATCGTGATGAGCGGTGTGTGGCTTGGTCAAGGACCTCCTTGTATAGAGCAATTACTGCCTCTGAATTGTAACCCTATCAATATATGGAATAAAACTTCCtttttcctcgcaaaaaaaagcCATAAGTAGCACGATTTTAATGCATTCACACATAATGCACAAATGTTGCGCGTCCTGCCTAGTCTTCCGTTTGAGCCAAagatttgtttttttcttttcctttttgcgtTCGAGCTGACTTCAGTCAAAGATTGAAACAATTAGCAACACACCGCCTTGGCATTATCAAGCACGGATTAATTACCCTATGCCTATATATTCACCTCTCTCCGTCAACTAAAACATACCACCAGTTCAGTAGAAGTGACATATCAgtggaaaaaagaaaagaagaagtgaCATACACACTGGTGGTTACCATGGGGAAGTTGCTCACTTTTTTGCTCTGCATTTCGCTGTTTGAAGGTTTGTTTTCCCAAGTTCATTTTACCACAGTTTGTATTTCCAACACCAGGGAAGTTCCTTGCGGTTTGCTGTGTGAAGTTTCCACCGATTGCACATTGGAAGATATACTAATGATGTATACGTATGTAGGGTGGATGGTCCAGTCGGTTCCCTATGATTATACCGCGAGCATTAAGGCAAGTACCATTTTTCCTGCCAATTACTGGATATATTGTTGGATTTGTGTTCCTTCTTCTTGTCTTGCAACTAAAGGATGTTGTTTTCATCTTGTTATCCAGTGCTTGAGCAGCCCGATACGAGCTCTGTACAAGGGCGGCATTATCGAGAACAGCGAGTTCAACAGCGGCCTGACGGGCTGGTCGGTGCCGTGGGGCGTGACGGCCAACGTGAGCAGCTCGCCGTCCGGCAACAACTTCGCGTTGGCGTCGGCGAGCAACAATGGCCAGCCGTCGCGCAGCGTCTACCAGAAGATCCAGATGGAAACCGCCCACCACTACTCCCTCTCGGGTATGTAAACTCAAGCATACGTACTGCACCATCGTCATTTACTTGTGATCTTGTGATATACTGTTGCTCATATATGgctccatgcatgcatgcagcatggttgcaGGTTTCGTCCGGCACGGCGGTGGTGAGAGCCGTCTTCAAGGATCCCAACGGCGCGTTCATCGCCGGTGGAGCCACCGTCGCCAGGTCCGGCTGTTGGAGCATGCTCAAGGGCGGCATGACCGCCTTTGCTTCCGGCCCAGGCGAGCTCTTCTTCGAGGTAGATCGAATGATTACACATGAATTAATTGTTCGACGCCAAAAAGGGAAACTTATAAGTTTGCATGTACAGGCCGATGGTAGGGTGGACATCTGGGTGGACAGCGTGTCTCTGCAGCCCTTCTCCTTCCCCGAGTGGGAAGAGCACCGTCGTCTGTCGGCCGGCAAGGCCCGCCGGAGCGTCGTCAAGGTGGTCGCCCGGGCCGCCGACGGCGTCCCACTGCCGAACGCCAACGTGAGCGTCAAGCTCCTCCGGCCCGGGTTCCCGTTCGGCAACGCCATGACCAAGGAGATCCTCGACATCCCGGCCTACGAGCAGTGGTTCGCGTCCCGGTTCACCGTGGCCAGCTTCGAGAACGAGATGAAGTGGTACAGCACGGAGTGGATGGAGAACCACGAGGACTACACCGTCGCGGACGCCATGCTGCGGCTCGCCCAGAAGCACGGCATCGCGGTGCGCGGCCACAACGTGCTCTGGGACACCAACGACACGCAGGTGTCGTGGGTGAAGCCGCTGGACGCGCAGCGGCTGAAGGCGGCCCTGCAGAAGCGGATCAGCTCCGTGGTGTCGCGGTACGCCGGCAAGGTCATCGCGTGGGACGTGGTGAACGAGAACCTCCACGGGCAGTTCTTCGAGAGCAGGCTCGGCCGCAACGCGTCGTCCGAGGTGTACCAGCGGGTGGCGCGGATCGACCGGACGGCGAGGCTGTTCATGAACGAGTTCGGCACGCTGGAGGAGCCGCTGGACGCGGCTGCCATCTCCAGCAAGTACGTCGCCAAGCTGAAGCAGATACGCTCCTACCCCGGCAACCGCGGCATCAAGCTCGCCGTCGGCCTCGAGAGCCACTTCGGCACGCCCAACATCCCCTACATGAGGGCGACGCTGGACATGCTCGCGCAGCTCAGGGTCCCCATCTGGCTCACCGAGGTCGACGTCGGCCCGAAGGGCGCCCCCTACGTGCCGGTCTACCTGGAGGAGGTGCTGAGGGAAGGCTACGGGCACCCCAACGTGGAGGGCATGGTGATGTGGGCGGCCTGGCACGCGCAGGGCTGTTGGGTCATGTGCCTCACGGACAACAACTTCAACAATCTCCCCGCCGGCGACCGCGTCGACAAGCTCATCGCTGAATGGAGGGCACACCCAGAGGGCGCCACCATGGACGCCAACGGCGTGACCGAGCTGGACCTCGTCCACGGCGAGTACAACTTCACGGTGACTCACCCGTCGCTTGGCTCGCCTGCCGTGCGCACTTTGACGGTGGACGCGTCGTCGTCTGCGGTGGAGCACACTAT
This DNA window, taken from Triticum aestivum cultivar Chinese Spring chromosome 1D, IWGSC CS RefSeq v2.1, whole genome shotgun sequence, encodes the following:
- the LOC542809 gene encoding endo-1,4-beta-xylanase 5; its protein translation is MGKLLTFLLCISLFEGWMVQSVPYDYTASIKCLSSPIRALYKGGIIENSEFNSGLTGWSVPWGVTANVSSSPSGNNFALASASNNGQPSRSVYQKIQMETAHHYSLSAWLQVSSGTAVVRAVFKDPNGAFIAGGATVARSGCWSMLKGGMTAFASGPGELFFEADGRVDIWVDSVSLQPFSFPEWEEHRRLSAGKARRSVVKVVARAADGVPLPNANVSVKLLRPGFPFGNAMTKEILDIPAYEQWFASRFTVASFENEMKWYSTEWMENHEDYTVADAMLRLAQKHGIAVRGHNVLWDTNDTQVSWVKPLDAQRLKAALQKRISSVVSRYAGKVIAWDVVNENLHGQFFESRLGRNASSEVYQRVARIDRTARLFMNEFGTLEEPLDAAAISSKYVAKLKQIRSYPGNRGIKLAVGLESHFGTPNIPYMRATLDMLAQLRVPIWLTEVDVGPKGAPYVPVYLEEVLREGYGHPNVEGMVMWAAWHAQGCWVMCLTDNNFNNLPAGDRVDKLIAEWRAHPEGATMDANGVTELDLVHGEYNFTVTHPSLGSPAVRTLTVDASSSAVEHTIDIKV